A genomic window from Diospyros lotus cultivar Yz01 chromosome 2, ASM1463336v1, whole genome shotgun sequence includes:
- the LOC127794045 gene encoding cysteine-rich receptor-like protein kinase 25 isoform X3: MFQDSTSAIMAISTLFIFLISSILLIVIPFNTAQMSFGADNFTANNTFSQNCRQILSSLASNVSANGGFYFNTLGKDNATVYALGLCRGDFPTDRCFNCIDTSSRNIIENCASKTEDVDWGDPDRCTVRYSDKSFFRGMSDYPKICVYNTNNISNDVVDEFQRAIDDLVDRLVIKASKGFSKLKFATGKTNFTVYDDNIYGLMQCTPDLSSADCDKCLRGAVQYYRKCSRRATANNILSPSCIFEYDLRPFYESTAYDISLAPPPAVASAPVPPPHQTPPPPGKGEKNSTNTLRIAIIVVVVLTSICLILITLACGFFYMWKKESAVNIAGRGRRSGSPETMAWLRAATKLFSQSRQGSVNHAGGDDSENVDSLQYDFDSIRVATNDFSNANKLGEGGFGPVYKARLANGQEVAVKRLASHSEQGEAQFKNEIVLMANLQHKNLVRLLGFCLHNKERLLIYELLPNASLDRFIFDPIKRLLLSWETRHKIIVGIARGILYFHQDSQLKIIHHDLKAGNVLLDSEMNAKISDFGMARLFAAEMSKGNTKRIAGTLGYMPPEYAKYGQFSIKTDVFSFGVIILEIITGLKNKDCSNPESAEHLISYAWKKWREGKASMLIDGAIRGGSEADMLRCIHIGLLCVQENAARRPTMASIVLMLNSFSTNLPTPTRPAFLMEASHLHDQSQLSSINEVSVSQPGPR; encoded by the exons ATGTTCCAGGATTCAACCTCTGCAATTATGGCGATTTCAACTTTGTTCATCTTCCTCATCTCTTCCATCCTTTTGATCGTTATTCCCTTCAACACTGCTCAGATGTCTTTCGGCGCAGACAACTTCACAGCCAACAACACCTTCTCCCAAAACTGCCGCCAAATACTCTCTTCTCTCGCCTCCAACGTCTCGGCCAACGGTGGCTTTTACTTCAACACCCTCGGGAAGGACAACGCCACCGTCTACGCTCTCGGACTCTGCCGCGGAGACTTTCCAACTGACCGATGCTTCAACTGCATCGACACCTCGAGCCGAAACATCATCGAGAATTGCGCGAGCAAGACGGAAGATGTGGATTGGGGAGACCCTGATCGCTGCACTGTGAGGTATTCCGACAAGTCGTTTTTCAGGGGAATGTCTGACTACCCGAAGATTTGCGTGTATAATACAAACAACATCTCCAACGACGTCGTGGACGAGTTTCAGCGGGCCATCGATGATTTGGTTGACCGCCTTGTGATCAAGGCTTCGAAGGGTTTTTCCAAGCTCAAGTTTGCGACGGGGAAGACGAACTTCACGGTGTATGATGATAATATCTATGGTCTTATGCAGTGTACGCCGGATTTGTCGTCGGCCGACTGCGATAAATGTTTAAGAGGAGCTGTACAGTACTACCGAAAATGCAGTAGGAGGGCGACAGCAAATAATATTCTTAGTCCCAGTTGTATTTTTGAGTATGATTTGAGGCCGTTCTATGAATCTACAGCTTATGATATTTCCCTGGCGCCGCCCCCTGCGGTTGCTTCTGCTCCGGTCCCGCCTCCTCATCAAACGCCACCGCCGCCAGGGAAG GGCGAGAAAAACAGTACAAACACATTGCGGATTGCTATCATCGTTGTTGTTGTTCTGACGAGTATCTGTTTGATACTTATCACCCTCGCTTGTGGCTTTTTCTATATGTGGAAAAAAGAATCTGCAGTCAACA TTGCAGGAAGGGGCCGACGATCTGGTTCACCGGAAACCATGGCTTGGTTAAGAGCTGCTACAAAATTGTTTAGCCAGTCGAGACAGGGCAGTGTGAATCATGCTG GTGGGGATGATTCTGAAAATGTGGATTCGTTGCAATACGACTTCGACTCAATAAGGGTGGCAACGAATGACTTCTCCAACGCCAACAAGCTTGGAGAGGGTGGATTTGGTCCTGTATACAAG GCAAGGCTAGCAAATGGACAAGAAGTAGCCGTTAAACGATTGGCCAGTCATTCTGAACAAGGCGAAGCACAATTCAAGAATGAGATTGTTCTAATGGCCAATCTCCAACACAAGAATTTAGTAAGGCTCCTCGGCTTCTGCCTGCACAACAAAGAGAGGCTTCTCATCTACGAGTTGCTGCCCAATGCTAGTCTTGATCGCTTCATTTTTG ATCCAATCAAGCGGCTGTTACTAAGTTGGGAAACACGTCACAAGATCATAGTTGGCATTGCACGAGGAATTCTCTATTTTCACCAAGACTCTCAGCTCAAGATTATCCACCATGATCTCAAAGCTGGTAATGTTTTGCTAGACAGTGAGATGAACGCCAAAATCTCAGATTTTGGCATGGCAAGGTTGTTTGCTGCTGAGATGAGCAAAGGCAATACTAAAAGAATTGCTGGGACCTT GGGCTACATGCCTCCGGAGTACGCAAAATACGGTCAATTCTCCATTAAGACTGATGTTTTTAGTTTCGGTGTCATAATCCTTGAGATCATCACTGGCTTGAAGAACAAGGATTGCAGCAACCCGGAGTCTGCCGAGCATCTCATAAGCTAT GCATGGAAAAAATGGAGAGAGGGGAAAGCCTCAATGCTGATTGATGGAGCAATAAGAGGGGGCTCAGAGGCAGACATGCTTAGGTGCATCCACATTGGGCTGCTCTGTGTGCAAGAGAATGCGGCCAGGAGACCAACAATGGCTTCGATTGTTCTCATGCTCAATAGCTTCAGCACCAACCTGCCGACACCTACAAGGCCTGCATTTCTCATGGAGGCTAGCCATTTGCATGACCAATCTCAACTATCCTCCATTAATGAAGTTTCAGTTTCACAGCCAGGCCCCCGATAG